In one Gossypium hirsutum isolate 1008001.06 chromosome D09, Gossypium_hirsutum_v2.1, whole genome shotgun sequence genomic region, the following are encoded:
- the LOC107892579 gene encoding protein MAIN-LIKE 2-like, with protein sequence MASLISTKSHISDAVNNADSYRVLRGRVSVLKNTPDARLMPYLELAGFGSVAQIRYTVLRFDLLSALVERWRPETHTFHFSCRVCTVTLEDVALQLGLPIDGSPVTGLSAFTDPDALCYQLLGDSPGDGESYFSGLQFTWLKAKYGQLSATATEGELMCAARAYIMHIIGGEIMPDANNDNVHLMYLPLLADLSSVTSYSWGSAVLAVLYRELCRVTDPKVRDMGGCLSLLQSWALYRMPFLASIRDQPWSAHPGIRMSLNVLLYCLMIEQYARDGPHGELVIAAQDDLDPMAYYSPEPPEPEQEPQPDPEQS encoded by the exons ATGGCTTCATTGATTAGCACCAAAAGCCACATATCTGATGCGGTTAATAACgcg GACTCGTACCGAGTTTTAAGGGGTCGTGTGAGTGTTTTGAAGAATACCCCGGATGCACGGTTGATGCCGTACTTAGAGCTAGCCGGATTTGGGTCCGTAGCACAGATCCGGTACACCGTCTTGCGCTTTGATTTATTATCTGCGCTAGTGGAGCGGTGGCgcccggagacccacacttttcatttttcatgcaGGGTGTGCACGGTGACCTTGGAGGATGTAGCGTTGCAGCTTGGGCTCCCAATTGACGGGAGTCCCGTAACGGGATTATCTGCATTTACCGATCCGGATGCACTTTGCTATCAGCTTCTAGGAGACTCACCAGGGGACGGTGAGTCATATTTTTCGGGCTTACAATTTACATGGCTGAAAGCCAAGTATGGACAATTATCAGCGACAGCCACTGAAGGCGAGTTGATGTGCGCTGCTCGAGCGTACATCATGCATATCATAGGGGGAGAAATCATGCCTGATGCAAACAACGACAATGTGCATTTGATGTACTTGCCCCTGTTAGCTGACTTGTCCAGTGTTACCTCCTATAGCTGGGGCTCAGCCGTGCTAGCAGTCTTGTATCGAGAGCTTTGTAGGGTGACAGATCCGAAAGTTCGCGACATGGGCGGATGCCTCTCACTGCTGCAGTCCTGGGCGCTGTATCGGATGCCATTTTTGGCATCGATTAGAGACCAACC GTGGAGTGCTCATCCGGGTATCAGGATGTCGTTAAATGTCCTACTATACTGCCTCATGATTGAACAGTATGCTCGGGATGGG CCACATGGGGAATTGGTCATAGCGGCCCAGGATGATTTGGATCCAATGGCATATTATTCTCCGGAACCACCAGAGCCCGAGCAGGAGCCCCAGCCAGATCCGGAACAATCGTGA
- the LOC107892580 gene encoding uncharacterized protein, whose protein sequence is MVVNRRLARSMNVEIYSRRLQTFRVTKSISRRPGIPTRSYGVDIRNRRCECRRFETLHYPCAHVVAACAKFNVNVEQYVHDVYTLERTLRVRENEFPVLPDLSTWEVPLTTFELLSDRGLRRNPIGRPQSSRIRNEMDIREKSDGKRCGICRLSGHSRNKCPNRNFHVGQSSRSGRN, encoded by the coding sequence ATGGTCGTAAACCGTCGGTTGGCGAGGtcaatgaatgtagaaatatattcacgacgACTGCAAACATTTCGAGTTACTAAGAGCATCAGCCGTCGACCTGGTATACCGActaggtcctacggagttgataTCCGGAACCGACGGTGCGAGTGCAGAAGGTtcgaaacacttcattatccctgTGCGCATGTCGTGGCAGCGTGTGCTAAATTTAACGTCAATGTTGAACAATATGTCCATGATGTGTACACGCTGGAGCGCACATTGCGTGTCAGGGAAAATGAGTTCCCCGTCTTGCCTGACCTATCAACGTGGGAGGTGCCTCTGACAACTTTCGAGCTTCTCTCAGACAGAGGGCTGCGGAGGAATCCGATAGGTCGTCCGCAGTCAAGCAGAATCCGTAATGAAATGGACATCAGGGAGAAGTCAGACGGAAAGCGTTGTGGAATATGCAGGTTAAGTGGTCATAGTCGGAATAAATGCCCTAACCGAAACTTTCATGTTGGACAGTCGTCCCGATCGGGTCGTAATTGA